TTGGCGTAGATAGACTCCACCCCTATAATCGTCTACGTGCAGATCGAATCACCGAAAACCCTCATGCTGTCTTACTTTCAACCCGACAAAAAGATCGTTTTGCTTTAGCTGATGAGATGCGCCGCCATTATAATGGAAAAATTGATGTAGGCGTCTGGGGTGGACCGCACGCCATGCTCGAAGTTGTTCCCAAAGGGATTAGTAAAGCTTCTGGTCTGAAACACCTGCTCAAAGTATTGGATATTCCTCAAGAAAATCTTCTGGCTTTTGGTGACGAGCACAATGACATCGAAATGTTCAAACTCGCGCCTCATGCCTATGCCATGAAAAATGCCTCTGCTCGCTTGACCCCCTATGCCACAGAGATTTTGCCATGGACGAATGATGAGGATGGTGTGGCACGACAACTTGAAAAACTCTTTTTAAGTCCTGAGTAATATTAAAAAACCAGCAACTCTGCTGGTTTTTTCTTATCAAAATTTCTCTCACAAGAGATGTCAAAATGATTTGACAACCGTTTCTTTTGAAAAAGCTTCGCAATTGACCTAAAATGTAAGAGGATACAAATTGAGTTTACACGTCTATTTTTAGTTTTACTTTACGATGAAATGAGGAGAATTAAATGAAAGTTTCACTATTTTCCACTTGTGTTATGGATTTGATGTTTCCACAAGTTGGCATTGCTATGGTTGAGGTTCTTGAGCGCTTAGGCGTTGAAACTGAGCTTCCAGAAGGTCAAGTCTGCTGCGGTCAACCGACTTACAATTCGGGATTAGTTAAAGAGTCAATGCTGACCATTAAAAATCAGATTGATGCTTTTGAAGATTCGGAGTATGTGGTGGGGATTGCAGGGTCTTGCTCTGGGATGTTTACAGAATACCCTCATATGTTTGAAGAGGGCGACCCTTACAAGCAAAAAGCCATTGATCTGGCTAATAAATCTTATGAATTTACACAATTTCTCTACCGCGTGCTAGGCGTGAAAGATGTGGGAGCGACTTTCAATGGTGAAAAAGCGACTTACCACCGCTCTTGCCACATGACACGGATCTTGGGCGAGCGTGAAGCACCGTTTATCCTTTTGGATAACGTGAAAGGTCTGGAAATGTTGCCTTTGCCTCATTTGGAAAATTGTTGTGGTTTTGGGGGGACTTTCTCAGTCAAAGCGCCTGAAATTTCTGAAATGATGGTGACTGAAAAGATGAATGATGTGGTGTCAACGGGTGCTGAAATTTTGATTTCAGCTGACTTGGGTTGCTTGATGAATATTGCTGGTAAACTTAACCGTGAAGGCAAGAAAATCAAGGTCATGCACATCGCTGAAGTGTTGAATAATAATGTGGATTTGGAACGGATTGACAAAGTGACTAATCCAGTCTTTGCTGAGGCTTAAAGGGGGAAATGATGGGACTTTCGACAAGTACAAAAACTTTTGCTGAACGCTTGGAAGACAGCAAAAAAGATACCTTTGCCCGCGCTGCCGTGGCTAAGGCACAAGATGCCCAATGGGAAAAGCGCGAAACTGCGCGTGAAGAATTGGGAAATTGGCAGGAATGGCGCGATATTGCGGAATCCATCCGCCAACACACTTTGAAATATCTGCCACACTATCTGACGGAGTTTTCCGATAATGTGGCCAAACGCGGCGGTCACGTCTTCTTTGCAGCGAATGCTAAGGAAGCTAACGACTACGTTAAACGGATTGTTTTGGAAAAAAATGCCAAGAAGATTGTTAAATCTAAGTCTATGGTGACGACTGAGGTGGATATTGACCCGATGCTGGTGTCTTTGGGCGACGATATGGACATCTTGGAAACCGACTTAGCGGAATTTATCTTGCAAGTAGCCGACTGGGATGAGCCTTCTCACATTGTCTTTCCAGCCTTGCACAAAAATCGCGACCAAATTCGAGAAATTTTTGCGGCGAAGTTGGGCTATGAGGGCGATAATGACCCTGTTAACTTGGCACGTTGTGCGCGTGATACTATGCGCAAGCTTTTCTTGAAATCTGAGGTGGGAATTACGGGTTGTAATTTTGCCATTGCCAATACGGGCGATATTAACTTATCGACCAATGAAGGGAATGCGGATTTGACGATTTCTATTCCTAAAACGCAGATTGTTTTGATGGGGATGGAGCGGATTGTGCCTTCTATCAAAGAAGCGGAAATTTTGGATAATATGCTGGCGCGGTCGGCTGTTGGGCAAAAATTGACGACCTATGTGACTTTTGCTGGGCAAAAAGCTGAAGATGAGTCTGACGGACCTGAAGATTTCCATGTGGTGATTGTGGATAATGGGCGGTCTAATGCGATTGGGACGGCTTTTGAATCGATTTTGCAATGCATTCGTTGTGGGGCTTGTTTGAATGTTTGTCCTGTTTATCGTCAAATCGGTGGACACGCTTATGGTTCGATTTATCCTGGCCCTGTCGGCTCTGTCTTGTCACCTGTGCTGGGTGGTTATGAGCAATATGGTGATTTGCCTTATGCTTCAACTTTGTGTGGGGCTTGTACGGAAACTTGTCCAGTCAAGATTCCTCTGCATGAGCTTTTGATTGAGCACCGCAAGGTCATGGAAGATGAGCTGAAGATGCACCACGATGGTTCATTTGTCAATATGGAAATGAACGCGGTCGGTATGGGCACGGGACACCCTGCTATGTTTGGCATGGCGGTCAATATGGCGCACACGGGCTTGTCCATGTTGCCAAAAGCCAAGGAAGTCACGGTCGAAGGCTCGCTCTTCAAGTATGGTGCGGTGCGCAAGGCACCAGCGCTGGCTAAGGGTTGGACGGACGTGCGGGATTTGCCTGTGGCTCCGCCACACAAAGAACAATTCCGTCAATGGTACAAAAAACATAAGGCAGGTAAATGAGAATGACTGGATCTATTGAAAATCGTGAACAATTTTTAGCCACGTTGCTGGAAAAACGGGG
The DNA window shown above is from Lactococcus sp. S-13 and carries:
- a CDS encoding Cof-type HAD-IIB family hydrolase translates to MTINKNRKLIAIDLDGTTLQSDGRSISRYTKYVFKQVEALGHIICITTGRPFRMSLAVYRELELTSPVINFNGALVSKPNDKNWEHTKAHYIDRSFVFDLLRHQQNFDLNFFAVEYRRKFFLNTFRGVIPELFGVDRLHPYNRLRADRITENPHAVLLSTRQKDRFALADEMRRHYNGKIDVGVWGGPHAMLEVVPKGISKASGLKHLLKVLDIPQENLLAFGDEHNDIEMFKLAPHAYAMKNASARLTPYATEILPWTNDEDGVARQLEKLFLSPE
- a CDS encoding (Fe-S)-binding protein yields the protein MKVSLFSTCVMDLMFPQVGIAMVEVLERLGVETELPEGQVCCGQPTYNSGLVKESMLTIKNQIDAFEDSEYVVGIAGSCSGMFTEYPHMFEEGDPYKQKAIDLANKSYEFTQFLYRVLGVKDVGATFNGEKATYHRSCHMTRILGEREAPFILLDNVKGLEMLPLPHLENCCGFGGTFSVKAPEISEMMVTEKMNDVVSTGAEILISADLGCLMNIAGKLNREGKKIKVMHIAEVLNNNVDLERIDKVTNPVFAEA
- a CDS encoding LutB/LldF family L-lactate oxidation iron-sulfur protein, whose amino-acid sequence is MGLSTSTKTFAERLEDSKKDTFARAAVAKAQDAQWEKRETAREELGNWQEWRDIAESIRQHTLKYLPHYLTEFSDNVAKRGGHVFFAANAKEANDYVKRIVLEKNAKKIVKSKSMVTTEVDIDPMLVSLGDDMDILETDLAEFILQVADWDEPSHIVFPALHKNRDQIREIFAAKLGYEGDNDPVNLARCARDTMRKLFLKSEVGITGCNFAIANTGDINLSTNEGNADLTISIPKTQIVLMGMERIVPSIKEAEILDNMLARSAVGQKLTTYVTFAGQKAEDESDGPEDFHVVIVDNGRSNAIGTAFESILQCIRCGACLNVCPVYRQIGGHAYGSIYPGPVGSVLSPVLGGYEQYGDLPYASTLCGACTETCPVKIPLHELLIEHRKVMEDELKMHHDGSFVNMEMNAVGMGTGHPAMFGMAVNMAHTGLSMLPKAKEVTVEGSLFKYGAVRKAPALAKGWTDVRDLPVAPPHKEQFRQWYKKHKAGK